The following proteins come from a genomic window of Amaranthus tricolor cultivar Red isolate AtriRed21 chromosome 14, ASM2621246v1, whole genome shotgun sequence:
- the LOC130799531 gene encoding uncharacterized protein LOC130799531, whose amino-acid sequence MKSRSNRLQTSDPPDDWIDGSWTVDCICGVNFDDGEEMVNCDECGVWVHTRCFRFAKGEKSFACDKCKNDNNNNHINNSEETEVAQLLVELPTKTMKMSSTKSKCFTTTSNNLYSYCSPPPPPPPPPRRPVYPLWATRPMEEKVHVQGVPGGDDDSSLFQDFPIAFASQLWKSTGYVPKKFNFTYKDFPCLDDGVKVEVEAKEDDKEAGVLYSLSKENVVVSLKGGQGRVGAGGFDKKGSKERKLSNGDNKKSSLSGFSRKEKGLSRSIVLKRSRDRLGGKDGSEKKSIKSVNREHGSKKDKGSGCKTVVVHSTSGRQAEVCEDKAHKVDGGNSVIRCGLVCSSEKRVMAEKLGHDSVDSSQKSVKKEEAILNVMDKNLEVLLEGQTNDLSKLKALVVNVDIAAAEFNETEVSKVAETAGNCANKSKSGANVDNKGVMKSYPSDIDVKLESDGLRHCTEQESVPHRKFEGSNMNEAVVFSSPKNQDSIKTFEAVSGSQHMRDEELIENQSTKKLKSEGAENSIELHRTLSGSKEVTRGSVETSKFSGESLPPLASHHKMVSVGKSSSGTSTIGISRSSLADKNKADSQCPSSFGKRVLSSACSKKESGHLNQVKDEEEHEKTKSTLKDHSKVSSNTISRASQSGKTVTSPGHKHNTPQIKDSVRHPSSKKSSVDNSGVDENQNTSTGENKNTAAAAAGQHRGDKALQQNLQSSSKSTQSSLGHPPPSSSAPAGLSDEKLALMLHHELNSSPRVPRASRVHHAGSLPQSASAMSILVKRSTSSGGREQQTFSRRKNKDESRSSREQDSEVKKIDRAPSSPDSVKTSDTFTPADGQSELMRSSRKNTEEISTSAHSGPSSTAAKERKSSPAEVDTGTNKGLAPPIHRTLPGLLAEIMGDGRRMTYEELCNAVLPHWQNLRKHNGERYAYSSHSQAVLDCLRNRSEWARLVDRGPKTNASRKKRKIDVEPSNESEDGEDRPRRDGKSKRFESSKKEFPKGRRNVRKRRRLALRGRGVRDDRNRTKVEAASDEFVSSSNSSEDSGSSEDDSHGSGMCAAKSEVSGSSAEMVAAT is encoded by the exons ATGAAGAGTAGGTCAAATCGTCTCCAAACATCCGACCCGCCAGACGACTGGATAGACGGGTCATGGACCGTGGATTGCATTTGCGGCGTCAACTTCGATGATGGAGAAGAAATGGTGAATTGTGACGAGTGTGGTGTTTGGGTTCATACTCGTTGTTTTCGCTTTGCGAAAGGGGAAAAATCTTTTGCTTGTGATAAATGCaagaatgataataataacaatcatattaATAACAGTGAAGAAACCGAGGTTGCGCAATTACTTGTTGAATTACCaacaaaaacaatgaaaatgagTAGCACAAAAAGTAAGTGTTTTACTACTACAAGTAATAATTTATATAGTTATTGTAGTCCGCCTCCACCTCCTCCGCCTCCACCACGAAGACCTGTTTATCCTTTATGGGCGACTAGACCGATGGAGGAGAAAGTTCATGTACAAGGTGTACCTGGTGGTGACGATGATTCTAGTTTGTTTCAAGATTTTCCAATTGCATTTGCTTCGCAGTTGTGGAAATCTACTGGTTATGTaccaaaaaagtttaattttaCTTATAAGGATTTTCCTTGCTTGGATGATGGGGTTAAAGTTGAAGTTGAGGCAAAGGAAGATGATAAAGAAGCTGGTGTGTTGTACTCGTTGTCGAAAGAGAATGTTGTTGTTAGTTTGAAGGGAGGGCAAGGGAGAGTTGGTGCTGGTGGGTTTGATAAGAAAGGTTCAAAGGAAAGGAAATTGAGTAATGGGGATAATAAAAAGTCGAGCTTGTCGGGTTTTTCGAGGAAAGAAAAGGGTTTATCTCGTTCGATTGTGCTTAAGAGAAGTAGGGATCGTTTAGGGGGAAAGGACGGCAGTGAGAAGAAGAGTATTAAAAGCGTTAATAGAGAACATGGTAGTAAGAAGGATAAAGGGAGTGGTTGCAAAACAG ttGTTGTACATTCAACTAGTGGAAGGCAAGCTGAAGTGTGTGAGGACAAAGCTCACAAAGTTGATGGCGGAAATTCAGTAATTAGGTGTGGACTTGTTTGTTCAAGTGAAAAGAGGGTTATGGCTGAGAAACTTGGCCATGATTCTGTCGATAGTTCTCAGAAGTCCGTAAAGAAAGAG GAAGCCATCTTAAATGTCATGGATAAAAACCTTGAAGTGCTTCTAGAAGGCCAAACCAATGATCTATCAAAGCTAAAGGCTCTTGTTGTGAATGTGGATATTGCTGCTGCTGAATTTAATGAGACTGAGGTTTCTAAGGTTGCTGAGACTGCTGGAAATTGTgctaataaatcaaaatcaggTGCAAATGTTGATAATAAGGGGGTTATGAAAAGTTATCCTTCTGATATTGATGTGAAGTTAGAGTCAGATGGCTTGAGACACTGTACTGAGCAAGAATCTGTTCCTCACCGAAAATTTGAAGGCTCTAATATGAATGAAGCTGTTGTGTTTAGTTCTCCTAAGAATCAAGATAGCATCAAAACCTTTGAAGCAGTAAGTGGCAGTCAGCACATGAGAGATGAagaattaattgaaaatcaatccACTAAAAAACTCAAGAGTGAGGGAGCAGAAAATTCCATTGAGTTGCATAGAACTTTGTCAGGCTCTAAAGAAGTCACAAGAGGTTCAGTAgaaacttcaaaatttagtgGGGAAAGCTTACCTCCACTGGCCAGTCATCACAAAATGGTGTCGGTTGGAAAGTCATCCTCAGGCACTTCAACTATTGGCATCTCCAGATCATCTCTGGCTGATAAAAATAAGGCCGATTCTCAGTGCCCTAGTTCATTTGGCAAACGAGTATTGTCTAGTGCATGTAGTAAGAAGGAAAGTGGTCATCTTAATCAAgttaaagatgaagaagaacatGAGAAAACAAAAAGCACGTTAAAAGACCATTCAAAAGTCTCTAGCAATACCATTTCGAGGGCATCACAGTCTGGCAAGACGGTGACCAGTCCTGGTCACAAGCATAATACACCTCAAATAAAGGATTCTGTGAGGCATCCATCTTCCAAGAAGTCATCAGTTGATAATTCAGGTGTTGACGAGAATCAAAATACTTCAActggagaaaataaaaatactgcAGCTGCTGCTGCTGGACAACATCGAGGTGATAAAGCTCTTCAACAAAACTTGCAGTCATCATCCAAGTCAACTCAGTCATCCCTGGGCCACCCTCCACCTTCCTCAAGTGCTCCTGCTGGGTTAAGTGATGAAAAG CTTGCTTTGATGTTGCACCATGAGCTTAATAGTTCCCCTAGAGTTCCTCGAGCATCCCGCGTACATCATGCTGGTAGCTTGCCACAATCTGCCTCTGCAATGAGCATTTTAGTCAAGCGTAGTACTAGTTCAGGCGGGAGAGAACAACAGACT TTTTcaagaagaaagaataaggacgAGTCTCGCAGTTCTCGTGAACAAGATAGCGAAGTTAAGAAAATTGACAGAGCACCTTCATCTCCTGATTCAGTTAAAACATCTGATACATTTACTCCAGCAGATGGCCAGAGTGAGTTGATGCGTTCTTCAAGGAAGAATACTGAAGAAATCTCCACATCAGCACATAGCGGTCCATCCTCTACTGCTGCTAAGGAGCGAAAATCCTCACCTGCTGAAGTTGACACAGGAACCAATAAGGGTCTTGCTCCACCCATCCATCGCACCTTACCAG gATTACTTGCAGAAATCATGGGTGATGGCAGGCGCATGACATATGAAGAGTTATGTAATGCTGTCCTCCCT CACTGGCAAAATTTGAGAAAGCACAATGGTGAGAGGTATGCATATTCCAGTCACTCTCAGGCCGTTCTTGATTGTTTGAGGAATCGTTCAGAATGGGCACGCTTGGTTGATCGTGGTCCTAAG ACTAATGCAAGTCGGAAGAAACGTAAAATTGATGTTGAACCTTCCAATGAGTCAGAGGATGGTGAGGACAGACCCCGTAGAGATGGTAAAAGCAAGAGGTTTGAGTCAAGTAAGAAGGAGTTTCCAAAAGGCAGGAGAAATGTACGGAAGCGAAGGAGACTAGCCTTGAGAGGAAGAGGAGTCAGAGATGACCGTAATAGAACGAAGGTAGAGGCAGCGTCTGATGAATTTGTCTCGTCTTCTAATTCCAGTGAAGACAGTGGTTCTAGTGAAGACGACAGTCACGGAAGTGGAATGTGTGCAGCTAAAAGTGAAGTTTCTGGTAGTTCGGCAGAAATGGTGGCTGCAACCTAG